A section of the Callithrix jacchus isolate 240 chromosome 14, calJac240_pri, whole genome shotgun sequence genome encodes:
- the DQX1 gene encoding ATP-dependent RNA helicase homolog DQX1 isoform X2 has translation MASQPLRLAEEYGPSPGESELAVNPFDGLPFSSRYYELLEQRQALPIWAARFTFLEQLENNPTGVVLVSGEPGSGKSTQIPQWCAEFALARGFQKGQVTVTQPYPLAARSLALRVADEMDLTLGHEVGYSIPQEDCTGPNTLLRFCWDRLLLQEVASTRGTGAWGVLVLDEAQERSVASDSLQGLLQDAKLENLPGDPRVVVVTDPALEPKLRDFWGNPPVVHIPREPGERPSSMYQDTIPSDRVEAACQAVLELCQKEAPGDVLVYLPSEEEISLCCESLSKKVESLPLQGLPPRVLPLHPGCGQAVQAVYEDMDAQKVVVTHWLADFSFSLPSIRHVIDSGLELRSVYNPRIRAEFQVLRPISKCQAEARQLRARGFPPGSCLCLYPKSFLELEAPPLPQPRVCEENLSSLVLLLKRRQIAEPGECHFLDQPAPEALMQALEDLDYLAALDNDGDLSDLGVILSEFPLAPELAKALLASCEFDCVDEMLTLAAMLTGGADEAWCQARGLNWASLCQAHKLRGELLELMQQIELPLSQPAFGSEQNRRDLRKALVSGYFLKVARDTDGTGNYLLLTHNHVAQLSSYCCYRSRSHGAPARPPPWVLYHNFTISKDNCLSIVSEIQPQMLVELAPPYFLSNLPPSESKDLLNQLKEGMEDSSAGSESSSAQEFRDPCVLQ, from the exons ATGGCCTCTCAGCCTCTCAGGCTGGCAGAAGAGTATGGCCCAAGTCCTGGGGAGTCTGAACTGGCTGTGAACCcctttgatgggcttcccttctcTTCCCGCTACTATGAGCTGCTGGAACAGCGCCAAGCCTTGCCCATCTGGGCTGCTCGCTTTACCTTCTTGGAGCAGTTGGAGAATAACCCCACTGGAGTGGTGCTGGTATCTGGGGAGCCTGGTTCTGGCAAGAGTACCCAG ATTCCTCAGTGGTGTGCAGAGTTTGCGCTGGCCAGAGGGTTCCAGAAAGGACAGGTTACTGTCACGCAGCCCTACCCTCTTGCAGCCCGGAGCCTGGCTCTGCGGGTTGCTGATGAGATGGACCTGACCTTGGGTCATGAGGTTGGATACAGCATCCCCCAGGAGGACTGCACGGGGCCCAACACCCTGCTCAG GTTCTGCTGGGACAGGCTACTTCTGCAGGAGGTGGCCTCGACCCGGGGCACTGGAGCCTGGGGCGTGCTAGTACTAGATGAGGCTCAGGAGCGGTCGGTGGCATCGGATTCACTCCAGGGGCTACTGCAAGATGCCAAGCTGGAAAACCTTCCGGGGGACCCCAGAGTGGTTGTGGTTACTGACCCAGCCCTTGAACCTAAGCTCCGAGACTTCTGGGGCAATCCTCCTGTTGTGCATATACCCAGAGAGCCTGGCGAGAGACCTTCCTCCATGTACCAGGACACCATCCCCTCTGACCGGGTGGAAGCTGCCTGCCAAGCAGTGCTTGAATTGTGTCAGAAGGAGGCTCCAGGAGACGTGCTAGTGtacctgcccagtgaggag GAAATTTCCCTGTGCTGTGAATCCTTGTCCAAGAAGGTAGAGTCCCTGCCTCTCCAAGGGCTTCCACCACGAGTACTGCCCCTTCACCCAGGCTGTGGACAAGCCGTTCAGGCTGTGTATGAGGACATGGATGCCCAAAAGGTCGTGGTCACTCACTGGCTGGCTgacttctccttctccctcccttccatccGACATGTCATCGACTCAGGACTGGAGCTCCGAAGT GTTTACAACCCTAGGATCCGAGCAGAATTCCAAGTGTTGAGGCCAATCAGCAAGTGTCAGGCAGAGGCAAGACAACTGCGGGCAAGAGGGTTCCCACCAG GGTCCTGCCTCTGCCTGTATCCTAAGTCCTTCTTAGAACTAGAAGCTCCCCCATTGCCCCAACCCAGGGTATGTGAGGAGAATCTGAGCTCCCTGGTGTTACTACTAAAAAGGAGACAGATTGCAGAGCCAGGGGAGTGTCACTTCCTGGACCAGCCTG CTCCAGAAGCACTGATGCAGGCCCTGGAAGATTTAGACTATCTGGCAGCCCTGGATAATGATGGGGACCTGTCAGATCTGGGTGTCATCCTATCAGAGTTCCCTCTGGCCCCTGAGCTGGCCAAAGCCCTGCTGGCCTCATGCGAGTTTGACTGTGTGGACGAGATGCTCACCCTGGCTGCCATGCTCACAG GTGGAGCAGATGAGGCTTGGTGCCAGGCTCGAGGTCTGAATTGGGCATCATTGTGCCAAGCCCATAAACTTCGGGGAGAGCTCCTAGAACTCATGCAACAAATTGAACTTCCCTTGTCCCAACCAGCCTTTGGCTCTGAGCAGAATCGCAGAGACCTTCGGAAAGCACTGGTGTCAGGATACTTTCTCAAG GTGGCCAGAGACACAGATGGGACTGGAAATTACCTACTCCTAACCCATAACCATGTGGCCCAGCTCTCCTCATACTGCTGCTACCGAAGCCGAAGCCACGGGGCTCCTGCCAGACCCCCACCATGGGTGCTCTACCACAATTTCACCATATCCAAAGACAACTGCCTTTCCATTGTTTCTGAGATCCAACCACAGAT GCTGGTGGAATTGGCCCCTCCATACTTCCTGAGTAACTTGCCTCCCAGTGAGAGCAAAGACCTCCTGAACCAGCTAAAGGAAGGAATGGAAGATTCTTCAGCAGGGAGCGAATCAtcctcagcccaggagttcagagatCCCTGTGTCCTGCAATGA
- the DQX1 gene encoding ATP-dependent RNA helicase homolog DQX1 isoform X1, whose amino-acid sequence MASQPLRLAEEYGPSPGESELAVNPFDGLPFSSRYYELLEQRQALPIWAARFTFLEQLENNPTGVVLVSGEPGSGKSTQIPQWCAEFALARGFQKGQVTVTQPYPLAARSLALRVADEMDLTLGHEVGYSIPQEDCTGPNTLLRFCWDRLLLQEVASTRGTGAWGVLVLDEAQERSVASDSLQGLLQDAKLENLPGDPRVVVVTDPALEPKLRDFWGNPPVVHIPREPGERPSSMYQDTIPSDRVEAACQAVLELCQKEAPGDVLVYLPSEEEISLCCESLSKKVESLPLQGLPPRVLPLHPGCGQAVQAVYEDMDAQKVVVTHWLADFSFSLPSIRHVIDSGLELRSVYNPRIRAEFQVLRPISKCQAEARQLRARGFPPGSCLCLYPKSFLELEAPPLPQPRVCEENLSSLVLLLKRRQIAEPGECHFLDQPAPEALMQALEDLDYLAALDNDGDLSDLGVILSEFPLAPELAKALLASCEFDCVDEMLTLAAMLTAAPGFTHPPLCAEEAALRRALEHTDGDHSSLIQVYEAFIQSGADEAWCQARGLNWASLCQAHKLRGELLELMQQIELPLSQPAFGSEQNRRDLRKALVSGYFLKVARDTDGTGNYLLLTHNHVAQLSSYCCYRSRSHGAPARPPPWVLYHNFTISKDNCLSIVSEIQPQMLVELAPPYFLSNLPPSESKDLLNQLKEGMEDSSAGSESSSAQEFRDPCVLQ is encoded by the exons ATGGCCTCTCAGCCTCTCAGGCTGGCAGAAGAGTATGGCCCAAGTCCTGGGGAGTCTGAACTGGCTGTGAACCcctttgatgggcttcccttctcTTCCCGCTACTATGAGCTGCTGGAACAGCGCCAAGCCTTGCCCATCTGGGCTGCTCGCTTTACCTTCTTGGAGCAGTTGGAGAATAACCCCACTGGAGTGGTGCTGGTATCTGGGGAGCCTGGTTCTGGCAAGAGTACCCAG ATTCCTCAGTGGTGTGCAGAGTTTGCGCTGGCCAGAGGGTTCCAGAAAGGACAGGTTACTGTCACGCAGCCCTACCCTCTTGCAGCCCGGAGCCTGGCTCTGCGGGTTGCTGATGAGATGGACCTGACCTTGGGTCATGAGGTTGGATACAGCATCCCCCAGGAGGACTGCACGGGGCCCAACACCCTGCTCAG GTTCTGCTGGGACAGGCTACTTCTGCAGGAGGTGGCCTCGACCCGGGGCACTGGAGCCTGGGGCGTGCTAGTACTAGATGAGGCTCAGGAGCGGTCGGTGGCATCGGATTCACTCCAGGGGCTACTGCAAGATGCCAAGCTGGAAAACCTTCCGGGGGACCCCAGAGTGGTTGTGGTTACTGACCCAGCCCTTGAACCTAAGCTCCGAGACTTCTGGGGCAATCCTCCTGTTGTGCATATACCCAGAGAGCCTGGCGAGAGACCTTCCTCCATGTACCAGGACACCATCCCCTCTGACCGGGTGGAAGCTGCCTGCCAAGCAGTGCTTGAATTGTGTCAGAAGGAGGCTCCAGGAGACGTGCTAGTGtacctgcccagtgaggag GAAATTTCCCTGTGCTGTGAATCCTTGTCCAAGAAGGTAGAGTCCCTGCCTCTCCAAGGGCTTCCACCACGAGTACTGCCCCTTCACCCAGGCTGTGGACAAGCCGTTCAGGCTGTGTATGAGGACATGGATGCCCAAAAGGTCGTGGTCACTCACTGGCTGGCTgacttctccttctccctcccttccatccGACATGTCATCGACTCAGGACTGGAGCTCCGAAGT GTTTACAACCCTAGGATCCGAGCAGAATTCCAAGTGTTGAGGCCAATCAGCAAGTGTCAGGCAGAGGCAAGACAACTGCGGGCAAGAGGGTTCCCACCAG GGTCCTGCCTCTGCCTGTATCCTAAGTCCTTCTTAGAACTAGAAGCTCCCCCATTGCCCCAACCCAGGGTATGTGAGGAGAATCTGAGCTCCCTGGTGTTACTACTAAAAAGGAGACAGATTGCAGAGCCAGGGGAGTGTCACTTCCTGGACCAGCCTG CTCCAGAAGCACTGATGCAGGCCCTGGAAGATTTAGACTATCTGGCAGCCCTGGATAATGATGGGGACCTGTCAGATCTGGGTGTCATCCTATCAGAGTTCCCTCTGGCCCCTGAGCTGGCCAAAGCCCTGCTGGCCTCATGCGAGTTTGACTGTGTGGACGAGATGCTCACCCTGGCTGCCATGCTCACAG CTGCCCCTGGGTTTACCCATCCTCCACTCTGTGCAGAAGAAGCTGCCCTGCGTCGGGCCCTGGAACACACAGATGGTGACCACAGTTCTCTGATCCAGGTGTACGAAGCCTTTATACAAA GTGGAGCAGATGAGGCTTGGTGCCAGGCTCGAGGTCTGAATTGGGCATCATTGTGCCAAGCCCATAAACTTCGGGGAGAGCTCCTAGAACTCATGCAACAAATTGAACTTCCCTTGTCCCAACCAGCCTTTGGCTCTGAGCAGAATCGCAGAGACCTTCGGAAAGCACTGGTGTCAGGATACTTTCTCAAG GTGGCCAGAGACACAGATGGGACTGGAAATTACCTACTCCTAACCCATAACCATGTGGCCCAGCTCTCCTCATACTGCTGCTACCGAAGCCGAAGCCACGGGGCTCCTGCCAGACCCCCACCATGGGTGCTCTACCACAATTTCACCATATCCAAAGACAACTGCCTTTCCATTGTTTCTGAGATCCAACCACAGAT GCTGGTGGAATTGGCCCCTCCATACTTCCTGAGTAACTTGCCTCCCAGTGAGAGCAAAGACCTCCTGAACCAGCTAAAGGAAGGAATGGAAGATTCTTCAGCAGGGAGCGAATCAtcctcagcccaggagttcagagatCCCTGTGTCCTGCAATGA
- the TLX2 gene encoding T-cell leukemia homeobox protein 2: MDSRVVFSVASRATLQTLPCSFFLPVAALSPFSGTRRIGHPYQNRTPPKRKKPRTSFSRSQVLELERRFLRQKYLASAERAALAKALRMTDAQVKTWFQNRRTKWRRQTAEEREAERHRAGRLLLHLQQDALPRPLRPPLPPDPLCLHNSSLFALQNLQPWAEDNKVASVSGLASVV; encoded by the exons ATGGACAGCCGCGTGGTCTTCTCAGTGGCATCTCGGGCAACCCTGCAAACACTGCCCTGCTCTTTCTTCCTCCCGGTAGCCGCGCTCTCGCCCTTCTCCGGGACGCGCCGCATAGGCCACCCCTACCAAAACAGGACCCCTCCGAAGCGAAAGAAGCCGCGCACGTCCTTCTCCCGCTCACAGGTGTTGGAGCTGGAGCGGCGCTTCCTGCGCCAGAAGTACCTGGCCTCAGCGGAGAGGGCGGCGCTGGCCAAGGCCTTGCGCATGACCGACGCGCAGGTCAAAACGTGGTTCCAGAACCGACGCACCAAGTGGCG GCGCCAGACCGCGGAAGAGCGCGAGGCTGAGCGGCACCGCGCCGGCCGGCTGCTCCTGCACCTGCAGCAGGACGCGCTGCCACGGCCGCTGCGGCCGCCGCTGCCCCCGGACCCCCTCTGCCTGCACAACTCGTCGCTCTTCGCGCTGCAGAACCTACAGCCCTGGGCCGAGGACAACAAAGTGGCTTCCGTGTCTGGGCTCGCCTCAGTGGTGTGA
- the LOC128929600 gene encoding T-cell leukemia homeobox protein 2, protein MEPGMLGPHNLAHHEPISFGIDQILSGPETPGGGLGPGRAGQSPGESGAFSGGYHGASGYGPAGSLAPLPSSSGVGPGGVIRVPAHRPLPVPPPAGGAPAVPGPSGLGSAGGLAGLTFPWMDSGRRFAKDRLTGEVV, encoded by the coding sequence ATGGAGCCGGGGATGCTGGGTCCACACAACCTTGCACATCATGAGCCAATCAGCTTCGGCATCGATCAGATCCTGAGCGGCCCCGAAACCCCGGGGGGCGGCCTAGGCCCGGGTCGTGCCGGCCAGAGTCCTGGGGAGAGTGGGGCGTTCTCGGGTGGATACCACGGAGCTTCGGGCTACGGTCCCGCCGGCTCACTGGCCCCGCTGCCCAGCAGCTCCGGAGTGGGCCCGGGCGGCGTGATCCGTGTCCCTGCGCACCGCCCGCTGCCCGTGCCACCGCCCGCGGGGGGGGCACCTGCGGTGCCTGGGCCCTCGGGTTTGGGCAGCGCCGGAGGCCTAGCGGGACTCACCTTTCCCTGGATGGACAGCGGCCGCCGCTTTGCCAAGGACCGGCTCACGGGTGAGGTTGTCTGA